A single region of the Ptychodera flava strain L36383 chromosome 9, AS_Pfla_20210202, whole genome shotgun sequence genome encodes:
- the LOC139141250 gene encoding alpha-amylase 1-like — protein MSVILSLFSLAMVHCAAAQWNTNMVDDRKVIVHLFEWKWNDIASECENYLSGAGYGAVQVSPPNEHREIWDPFRPWWERYQPVSYKLTSRSGNEDEFRSMIRRCNAVGVRIYADVVINHMTGGGSGYGTAGTSYDTDTRSFPGVPYSDSDFNDWRCNGDVHNHQDAIEVRNCRLTGLLDLDQGKSWVRSKIVDYMNNLIDIGVAGFRVDACKHMWPGDLKPIFNGLKDLPSAHFGPGARAFIYQEVIDQGGEPIKATEYTDMGYVTEFKYGLELGNCFHGNNHLKWLSNFGEPWGLLASDSALAFTDNHDNQRGHGGGGHILTHKEPKQYKMANAFMLAWPYGVARVMSSYSFDDTDSGPPANSDGSTKDVECFNGDWVCEHRWRQISEMANFRRLTAGTAVENWWDNDSNQIAFSRGNVGFIAINGDSWELSATIYTGLPAGTYCNLYTSDYTSKSCTNKDGGMTTVTVKGDGNAYIFIPANDNPVLAIHTSALM, from the exons CTATCTTTCCGGCGCTGGTTACGGTGCTGTACAAGTCTCCCCACCGAACGAGCACCGTGAAATTTGGGACCCGTTTCGTCCCTGGTGGGAGCGTTACCAACCGGTCAGCTACAAGCTAACCAGTCGAAGTGGAAACGAGGACGAATTCCGCAGCATGATTCGACGATGCAACGCTGTCGGTGTGCGCATCTACGCCGACGTTGTCATCAATCACATGACAGGTGGTGGCTCAG GTTATGGTACGGCTGGTACTTCTTACGACACCGACACTCGTTCGTTCCCAGGCGTGCCGTACAGCGATTCTGATTTCAACGACTGGCGATGCAACGGGGACGTCCACAACCACCAAGACGCCATTGAAGTGCGCAACTGCAGACTGACCGGCCTATTGGATTTGGACCAGGGTAAAAGCTGGGTCCGTAGTAAAATCGTCGACTATATGAACAATTTGATCGACATCGGCGTGGCCGGTTTCCGTGTGGATGCCTGTAAACACATGTGGCCCGGTGATCTGAAACCAATCTTCAACGGACTGAAAGATTTGCCCAGCGCTCATTTTGGTCCGGGGGCCCGTGCCTTCATCTACCAAGAAGTCATCGATCAGGGCGGCGAACCAATCAAGGCAACCGAATACACGGATATGGGCTACGTCACCGAATTCAAGTATGGCCTCGAGTTAGGAaattgtttccatggcaacaaccACCTGAAATGGCTTAGCAATTTCGGTGAGCCGTGGGGTCTACTGGCAAGTGACAGCGCACTTGCATTTACTGATAACCATGACAACCAGCGTGGCCATGGTGGCGGTGGCCACATCCTCACACACAAGGAACCCAAGCAATACAAAATGGCCAATGCTTTCATGTTGGCCTGGCCTTACGGTGTTGCTAGAGTCATGAGTAGCTACTCATTTGACGACACCGACTCTGGCCCTCCTGCAAACAGCGACGGGTCCACAAAGGACGTGGAGTGTTTCAACGGAGACTGGGTGTGCGAACATCGATGGAGACAAATATCAGAGATGGCGAATTTCCGTCGGCTCACAGCTGGTACCGCAGTGGAGAACTGGTGGGACAACGACAGCAACCAAATCGCCTTCTCCCGTGGAAATGTTGGTTTTATTGCCATCAACGGAGACAGTTGGGAGCTCTCCGCTACCATCTATACAGGTCTCCCAGCTGGCACGTACTGCAACTTGTATACATCCGACTACACTTCCAAAAGCTGCACCAACAAAGATGGCGGAATGACCACGGTCACTGTCAAAGGGGATGGCAACGCATACATCTTTATCCCAGCCAATGACAACCCAGTGCTCGCAATCCACACATCAGCCCTGATGTAG